A stretch of the Janthinobacterium sp. B9-8 genome encodes the following:
- the fliJ gene encoding flagellar export protein FliJ, translating into MAQFRFAFLLELAIDAREEAARRMQTAQALWLGAQGKLDQVDQYRVEYRARLLDSGQGGMSIIQWRDFQLFLAKLDDVALVQQQEIDRLLVAYEAQRDAWLECEKKVKAFEALKQRHLSAEMQKELRNEQRMNDEFNTRPRPR; encoded by the coding sequence GTGGCTCAATTTCGTTTTGCCTTTTTATTAGAGCTTGCTATTGATGCGCGTGAAGAGGCTGCTCGTCGGATGCAGACTGCTCAAGCCCTCTGGCTGGGTGCACAAGGCAAGCTGGATCAGGTAGATCAGTACCGCGTTGAATACCGTGCGCGCTTGCTGGATAGCGGTCAGGGCGGGATGAGTATTATCCAGTGGCGTGATTTTCAATTGTTTTTGGCAAAACTGGATGATGTGGCCTTGGTACAGCAACAAGAAATTGATCGCTTGCTGGTAGCGTATGAGGCTCAGCGGGATGCATGGCTGGAGTGCGAGAAAAAAGTAAAAGCATTTGAGGCTTTAAAACAGCGGCATTTATCAGCAGAAATGCAAAAAGAATTGCGCAATGAGCAGCGCATGAATGATGAGTTCAATACGCGCCCACGCCCGCGTTGA
- the fliI gene encoding flagellar protein export ATPase FliI translates to MTEALHGCSQYLADCKDAVRWMRPWLPRGRLVRVSGLVLEAVGLRLAIGSSCDVMTPSGASVEAVVVGFNEDRLFLMPIAEIYGVEPGAQVVPHEDVEAWVPDYGHPRPPQRRLEDHGRQMPVGWGLLGRVLDGLGRPLDGKGRIEHDDYMPLFARPYNPMTREPVKHVMDVGVRAINAMLTVGRGQRLGLFAGSGVGKSVLLGMMARYTTADVVVVGLIGERGREVKDFIENILGDEGLKRSVVVAAPADTPPLLRLYGAAYATSIAEYFRNQGKHVLLIMDSLTRYAMAQREIALAVGEPPATKGYPASVFARLPQLVERAGNAEEGGGSITAFYTVLSEGDDQQDPIADNARAILDGHFVLSRQLAEAGHYPAIDIEASISRVMNDIISPEEFAVVRRFKYLYSRYQRSRDLISVGAYVPGSDPVLDEAIRRNPSFEAFLQQGIAECERYDGARMKLYQLLM, encoded by the coding sequence ATGACTGAAGCACTCCATGGCTGCAGCCAGTATCTAGCCGATTGTAAAGACGCGGTACGCTGGATGCGCCCGTGGCTGCCGCGTGGGCGCTTGGTCAGAGTATCGGGTTTGGTGCTTGAGGCCGTGGGCTTGCGCTTGGCTATTGGCTCATCTTGCGATGTGATGACGCCTAGCGGTGCTTCGGTAGAAGCCGTGGTAGTGGGGTTTAATGAAGATCGTCTCTTCTTAATGCCGATTGCCGAAATCTATGGTGTAGAGCCTGGCGCGCAGGTGGTGCCGCATGAAGATGTTGAAGCGTGGGTGCCTGATTATGGTCATCCGCGTCCGCCTCAGCGCCGTTTAGAAGATCATGGCCGTCAGATGCCGGTAGGCTGGGGCCTACTTGGCCGCGTTTTAGACGGCTTAGGCAGGCCACTTGATGGCAAAGGCCGGATCGAGCACGACGACTATATGCCGCTGTTTGCACGCCCCTACAACCCGATGACGCGTGAGCCAGTGAAGCATGTGATGGATGTGGGTGTGCGGGCGATTAATGCCATGTTAACGGTTGGGCGAGGTCAGCGCTTGGGCCTCTTTGCAGGCTCTGGTGTGGGTAAATCGGTGTTGCTGGGCATGATGGCGCGCTATACCACGGCCGATGTGGTGGTGGTGGGCCTAATTGGCGAGCGTGGCCGTGAAGTGAAAGATTTTATTGAGAATATTCTGGGCGATGAAGGCTTAAAGCGCTCGGTAGTCGTGGCAGCGCCTGCCGATACGCCGCCTTTATTACGGCTTTATGGAGCGGCTTATGCCACTTCGATTGCCGAGTATTTTAGAAATCAGGGCAAGCATGTGCTGCTGATTATGGATTCGCTGACACGCTATGCCATGGCGCAACGTGAAATTGCCTTGGCTGTGGGCGAGCCGCCCGCCACAAAAGGCTATCCGGCATCCGTTTTTGCTCGCTTGCCTCAGTTGGTAGAGCGTGCGGGTAATGCCGAAGAAGGTGGTGGCTCAATTACTGCGTTTTATACTGTTTTATCTGAGGGTGATGATCAACAGGATCCGATTGCGGATAATGCACGGGCGATTTTGGATGGCCACTTTGTGCTTAGCCGCCAGCTGGCGGAAGCTGGGCATTACCCAGCAATTGATATCGAAGCATCGATTAGCCGGGTGATGAACGATATTATTTCGCCCGAAGAGTTCGCTGTGGTCCGCCGCTTTAAATATCTCTATTCCCGCTATCAGCGCAGCCGGGATTTAATCAGTGTAGGGGCTTATGTGCCAGGCTCTGATCCGGTGCTGGATGAAGCCATTCGGCGTAATCCTAGCTTTGAAGCCTTTTTGCAACAGGGTATTGCCGAGTGCGAACGCTATGATGGGGCTAGAATGAAGCTCTATCAGCTCTTGATGTGA
- a CDS encoding flagellar assembly protein FliH gives MSNPRVIPREQLSAWEKWELASLHEAEAEAVAIEQVEVSDEPLDEPEAQGAEGDLSAESEDEEQLPAESADVSSADVSFPTAEEIEAIAQQAQSEGFEAGLEAGRLVAEDEANRLRAVLASVEMTLQKAEAALSNEVLDLAVVIARQMVREELNHAPERLLPILREVLASLPAARSPSRVFLNPEDLTAIAGMLGGDLPSDTWRLLADPHIEAGGCRIDTPDSAVDLSLPVRWQNILRVLGRNDRGDLMWNAREEHLASLVEEVSPAASSDDVSAPLAAEEVSASVDLALAEELPAAVQETSTESDPHD, from the coding sequence ATGAGTAATCCACGCGTGATTCCACGCGAGCAATTAAGTGCTTGGGAAAAATGGGAGTTAGCTTCTTTGCACGAGGCAGAGGCTGAAGCCGTAGCCATCGAGCAAGTAGAAGTCAGCGATGAGCCTCTGGATGAGCCCGAAGCGCAAGGTGCTGAAGGTGATTTAAGCGCTGAATCAGAAGATGAAGAGCAGCTGCCCGCAGAATCGGCCGATGTTTCAAGTGCCGATGTTTCTTTTCCTACCGCAGAAGAGATAGAAGCGATTGCCCAACAGGCGCAAAGCGAAGGCTTTGAGGCTGGCTTAGAGGCTGGGCGCTTGGTGGCCGAGGACGAAGCAAATCGCCTGCGTGCAGTATTGGCCAGCGTTGAAATGACATTGCAAAAAGCAGAAGCGGCGCTGTCCAATGAAGTGCTTGATCTGGCCGTCGTGATTGCGCGGCAAATGGTGAGAGAAGAATTAAACCATGCGCCGGAGCGTTTATTGCCTATTTTGCGTGAAGTACTGGCAAGTCTGCCTGCTGCACGATCCCCTTCGCGTGTCTTTTTAAATCCCGAAGATTTAACGGCTATCGCTGGCATGCTGGGGGGCGATCTGCCTAGTGATACTTGGCGTTTATTGGCCGATCCGCATATCGAAGCGGGCGGTTGCCGGATTGATACGCCTGATTCTGCGGTTGATTTATCCCTGCCGGTGCGCTGGCAAAATATCTTGCGTGTTTTAGGTCGCAACGATCGCGGTGATTTAATGTGGAATGCGCGCGAGGAGCATCTTGCATCCCTTGTTGAGGAAGTAAGCCCTGCGGCATCCTCTGATGATGTCTCAGCGCCGCTTGCTGCTGAGGAGGTTTCTGCTTCAGTAGATCTTGCTTTGGCAGAAGAACTCCCCGCTGCCGTTCAGGAAACATCGACTGAATCCGACCCTCATGACTGA
- the fliG gene encoding flagellar motor switch protein FliG: MSEEGVRKSALLLMTLGEDVAVEVFKFLGPKEVQKLGFAVAGMDAVKREEIDVVLAEFIASTQNRANLGAADEYIRSVLTKALGTDKAANLLDRILQGNDNNGIESLKWMDSSAVAELIKNEHPQIIATILVHLESDQSSEILSYFVERQRNDVLLRIATLEGVQPVALKELNDVLTQLMSGTDKLKKSAMGGVQMAADILNFMGGVVEASAIASVRDYDPELAQKIQDKMFTFDNILDIDDRGIQLLMREIQSDSLVISLKGTSQALKEKIFKNMSSRAAEMLRDDLEARGPVKLSEVEAEQKEILKIVRRLADEGQIVLGGKGDEGLVE; encoded by the coding sequence ATAAGTGAAGAAGGAGTGCGTAAAAGCGCTCTTTTATTGATGACCTTAGGCGAAGATGTTGCCGTTGAAGTGTTTAAATTTTTAGGGCCTAAGGAAGTGCAGAAGTTGGGTTTTGCGGTGGCCGGAATGGATGCCGTTAAACGTGAAGAGATCGATGTGGTTTTGGCGGAGTTTATTGCTTCAACGCAAAATCGTGCCAATTTAGGTGCTGCGGATGAATATATTCGCTCGGTATTGACCAAGGCTCTGGGCACTGATAAAGCAGCCAATTTGCTCGATCGTATCTTGCAAGGCAATGATAATAACGGGATTGAATCGTTAAAATGGATGGATTCATCGGCCGTTGCCGAGCTCATTAAAAACGAGCACCCGCAGATTATTGCCACTATTCTGGTGCATTTAGAATCAGATCAGTCATCAGAAATCCTGAGCTATTTTGTTGAGCGCCAGCGTAATGATGTATTGCTGCGGATTGCCACGCTAGAAGGCGTGCAGCCGGTTGCCTTGAAAGAACTCAATGATGTGTTGACTCAATTGATGTCAGGCACCGATAAGCTAAAGAAAAGCGCTATGGGTGGCGTGCAAATGGCGGCCGATATTCTTAACTTTATGGGCGGTGTGGTTGAAGCATCGGCGATTGCCAGTGTGCGTGATTACGATCCTGAGCTGGCCCAAAAAATTCAAGACAAGATGTTTACCTTCGATAATATTCTGGATATTGACGACCGGGGTATTCAGCTGTTGATGCGTGAAATTCAATCTGATTCCTTGGTGATTTCTCTTAAGGGAACCAGCCAGGCGCTTAAAGAAAAGATTTTCAAAAATATGTCTTCACGAGCCGCCGAAATGTTGCGTGATGATTTAGAAGCGCGTGGGCCGGTTAAGTTGTCTGAAGTTGAGGCTGAGCAGAAAGAAATCCTTAAAATCGTTCGCCGTCTGGCTGATGAAGGTCAGATTGTGCTGGGTGGTAAGGGTGATGAAGGATTAGTTGAATAA
- the fliF gene encoding flagellar basal-body MS-ring/collar protein FliF encodes MAEVSAAADNNLITARGFGVARERFAALSSGRRIGLMIAVAAVIALIVGNMLWSKEPAYRVLFTNIPDKDGGAIVQSLQQMNVPYKLDPGGTISVTADKIYDVRLKLAAQGLPKSGNAGFELLDNQKFGVSQFAEQVNYQRAIEGELARSIETVASVGKARVHLAMPKQTVFLRDQQKPTASVMLTLHPGRILDGGQVAGIIHLVSSSVPELPIKNVTIVDQDGNLLSKLPEMSQNNLDPRQLLYVQHVEKGFVERVETILAPLVGKENVKAEITAQIDFAEVEQTSESFKPNSPPNSSAMRSQQTLDQQGKSSNELAGGVPGALSNQPPGAAAAPITAPTASGASEAGVTGTANSRKEATINYEVDKTIQHVKQQVGGVKRLSAAVVLNYKPGKDKTGKMTYLPFSPQEMTQINNLVREAIGYNKERGDSVNVVNAAFADSLPLEEKKMQDKALAYIQTNATDVGKLALIAIVVLYLLFFVLRPLMKDMAKTREEARIQELDFGETLGPDGERLSADEQNPEEDENQNRMAAYAELLQQAKELAKDDPRMVATILREWMLNADDKGGDPNKKS; translated from the coding sequence ATGGCAGAGGTAAGTGCAGCGGCAGATAATAATCTGATCACAGCAAGAGGCTTCGGGGTGGCGCGTGAGCGCTTCGCTGCGCTTTCGTCTGGGCGAAGGATCGGCCTGATGATTGCAGTCGCAGCTGTGATTGCTTTAATTGTTGGCAATATGCTGTGGTCAAAAGAACCGGCTTATCGGGTTCTTTTTACCAATATCCCCGATAAAGATGGCGGCGCCATCGTTCAATCTCTGCAACAAATGAATGTGCCCTATAAGCTGGATCCGGGCGGCACAATTTCTGTTACTGCCGATAAAATTTATGACGTTAGATTAAAGCTTGCCGCACAAGGATTGCCTAAATCGGGCAATGCCGGGTTTGAGCTTTTAGATAATCAAAAATTTGGTGTCTCGCAATTTGCAGAACAGGTTAATTATCAGCGCGCAATTGAAGGCGAATTAGCGCGTTCAATTGAAACTGTGGCTTCAGTGGGCAAAGCCCGTGTGCATTTGGCCATGCCTAAACAAACGGTTTTTTTACGCGATCAGCAAAAGCCAACGGCTTCTGTCATGCTGACGCTGCATCCGGGAAGAATTCTGGATGGCGGCCAGGTGGCGGGGATTATTCATTTAGTTTCATCCAGCGTGCCAGAGCTACCGATTAAAAATGTGACCATTGTGGATCAGGACGGTAATTTATTATCTAAATTGCCTGAAATGAGCCAGAACAATTTAGACCCGCGCCAATTACTTTATGTACAGCATGTAGAAAAAGGCTTCGTTGAGCGCGTTGAAACGATTCTTGCGCCATTGGTGGGCAAAGAAAATGTAAAAGCGGAAATCACGGCACAAATTGATTTTGCAGAAGTCGAGCAAACATCAGAATCTTTTAAACCTAATTCTCCGCCCAATAGCTCGGCGATGCGTAGTCAGCAAACGCTTGATCAGCAGGGTAAATCCAGTAATGAATTAGCCGGTGGCGTGCCGGGGGCACTGTCGAATCAGCCGCCAGGAGCGGCTGCCGCGCCGATTACGGCTCCCACAGCTTCTGGCGCTTCTGAAGCTGGCGTTACGGGCACGGCCAACAGTCGTAAAGAAGCCACTATTAACTATGAAGTGGATAAAACCATTCAGCATGTAAAGCAACAGGTAGGGGGAGTAAAGCGCCTTTCTGCTGCGGTTGTACTCAACTACAAGCCCGGTAAAGATAAAACAGGGAAGATGACTTACCTGCCGTTTAGCCCACAAGAAATGACGCAAATCAATAATTTGGTGCGTGAGGCGATAGGGTACAACAAGGAGCGTGGTGATTCTGTCAATGTGGTGAATGCGGCATTTGCTGATTCTTTACCGCTTGAAGAAAAGAAAATGCAGGATAAGGCGTTGGCGTATATTCAAACCAATGCCACCGATGTGGGTAAATTGGCATTGATTGCCATTGTTGTGCTTTATTTGCTGTTCTTTGTGCTGCGCCCGCTGATGAAAGACATGGCCAAAACGCGCGAAGAGGCACGTATTCAAGAGTTGGATTTTGGCGAGACGCTTGGACCGGATGGCGAGAGATTAAGTGCGGATGAGCAAAATCCTGAAGAGGATGAAAATCAGAACCGTATGGCCGCTTACGCCGAGCTCTTGCAGCAGGCTAAAGAGCTGGCCAAAGATGATCCGCGTATGGTAGCGACCATCTTGCGCGAATGGATGCTGAATGCGGATGATAAAGGCGGAGATCCTAATAAGAAGTCTTAG
- the fliE gene encoding flagellar hook-basal body complex protein FliE: MSVQGIDQVLGELKAMSALAGGQAASQAQPVAGAPDFASMLKSSLDQVNQVQQDAQAQQLAFQSGAPEANLQDVMVSLQKASLSFQTMVQVRNKLVSAYQEVMSMQV; encoded by the coding sequence ATGAGCGTGCAAGGAATCGATCAGGTTCTTGGCGAACTAAAAGCGATGTCTGCACTTGCAGGGGGGCAGGCTGCATCACAGGCACAGCCCGTTGCGGGCGCGCCGGATTTTGCGTCTATGCTTAAATCCTCCTTGGATCAAGTGAATCAGGTACAGCAAGATGCTCAAGCACAGCAACTCGCGTTTCAATCGGGAGCGCCGGAAGCTAATTTGCAAGATGTGATGGTATCGTTACAAAAAGCCAGCCTTTCTTTCCAAACGATGGTGCAGGTGCGCAATAAGCTAGTCAGTGCTTATCAGGAAGTCATGAGTATGCAGGTCTAA
- a CDS encoding sigma-54-dependent transcriptional regulator, whose product MSLPILIVEDDDSLREALADTLELGGYAVLVAEEGGDALSVLEKNRVGLVLSDVQMQPMDGETLLQEIKLLYPYLPVILMTAYGLIEKAVAALHSGACHYLPKPFEPDRLLQEVAKYMLPDSDDEEVIAEDPAMLNLLEMSRRVALSDASVMITGESGTGKEVLAQFLHRNSERAHRPFVAINCAAIPEQLLESTLFGHEKGAFTGAASQHLGKFEQANGGTLLLDEISEMPLALQAKLLRVLQEREVERVGGSKPIRIDIRVLATSNRDMKLEVVAGRFREDLFYRLNVFPLHLPSLRERRSDILPLAKAMLARHAARQKRRVPVLSSGAEIALLANAWEGNIRELDNVMQRALILAPGDEIAVDHLYLPQHGAGKAANIAGAPLVAEVLPLPDSPVVVSDIKELEKRHILETLKSLGGARKSTAEKLGMSERTLRYKLQQYREQNPDLSI is encoded by the coding sequence ATGAGCTTACCGATTTTAATTGTTGAAGATGACGATAGCCTGAGAGAAGCGCTGGCCGATACGCTTGAGTTGGGAGGGTATGCTGTTTTAGTGGCCGAAGAAGGCGGCGATGCACTCAGTGTGTTAGAAAAAAATCGTGTTGGCTTGGTGTTGTCTGATGTGCAAATGCAGCCTATGGATGGCGAAACACTGTTGCAGGAAATTAAGCTGCTTTACCCTTATCTGCCGGTTATTTTAATGACCGCCTATGGGCTTATCGAAAAAGCCGTGGCTGCCTTGCATTCTGGCGCTTGCCATTATCTGCCTAAGCCTTTTGAGCCTGATCGCCTGCTTCAGGAAGTGGCTAAATACATGTTGCCAGATAGTGATGATGAAGAAGTCATTGCTGAAGATCCGGCCATGTTGAACTTATTAGAAATGTCGCGACGTGTAGCGCTGTCCGATGCTTCCGTCATGATTACGGGAGAGTCGGGGACGGGTAAAGAAGTTTTGGCGCAATTTTTGCACCGTAATAGCGAGCGGGCGCACCGCCCTTTTGTCGCGATTAATTGCGCTGCAATTCCTGAGCAGTTATTAGAATCCACCTTGTTTGGGCATGAAAAAGGCGCTTTTACGGGTGCGGCAAGCCAGCATCTGGGAAAGTTTGAGCAGGCCAATGGCGGCACTTTATTACTCGATGAAATCTCAGAAATGCCGCTGGCTTTACAGGCTAAATTGCTACGGGTATTACAAGAGCGTGAAGTAGAGCGGGTGGGGGGGAGTAAGCCGATTCGGATTGATATTCGGGTCTTGGCAACATCTAATCGCGATATGAAGCTGGAAGTAGTGGCAGGTCGTTTTCGTGAAGATTTATTTTATCGCTTGAATGTTTTTCCTTTGCATTTGCCAAGTTTACGTGAGCGGCGTAGTGATATTTTGCCCTTGGCAAAAGCGATGCTGGCAAGGCATGCCGCAAGACAAAAGCGTCGTGTACCGGTTTTGTCATCAGGGGCAGAGATTGCGCTTTTAGCGAATGCGTGGGAAGGAAATATCCGAGAACTAGATAATGTGATGCAGCGTGCGCTTATTTTGGCCCCTGGGGACGAAATTGCGGTCGACCATCTGTATTTGCCGCAGCACGGAGCGGGTAAGGCGGCAAATATTGCCGGTGCACCGCTTGTGGCCGAGGTCTTGCCGCTGCCTGATTCGCCGGTTGTCGTGAGTGATATCAAAGAGCTGGAAAAAAGGCATATATTGGAAACACTCAAGTCGCTGGGGGGGGCACGTAAATCGACCGCAGAAAAGCTGGGGATGAGCGAAAGAACCTTGCGTTATAAATTGCAGCAGTATCGCGAACAAAACCCGGATTTATCTATTTAA